The sequence ccccaaggcgttctacacttttgtgaaaaataagaggatgatcagggatagtggagggaacttgtgcctagagtctgaggagatgggggaggccctaaatgaatactttgcttcagtattcatgagagagagggaccttgttgcccatgagaacagtgtgaaccaggttaatagactcaaactggTTGATAGTAAGaaggctggaaattttgaaaagcatcaggatagataagtctcctgggcctgaggGGATAtaaccaaggttactacgggacacgagggaggagattgctgcgccgttggcgatgatctttgcgtcctcactctccactggagtagtaccggatgattggagggaggcgaatgttgttcccctgttcaagaaagggaatagggaaatcgctGGGAATTACAGACGCATCAGTCTTGCGTCTGTCAGcacaatactggaaaggattctgacagataggatttatgattatttagtaaaacatagtttgattaaagatagtcagcatggctttgtgaggggcaggtcatgcctcacaagcctcattgaattatttgaggatgtgacgagacacattaatGAAGGTCAGGCAttggatgtgatgtatatggatttctgtaAGGGATttcataaggttctccatggtaggctcattcagaaagttaggtggcatgggatacagggaaatttggctgtctgcttGCAGAATTGGTTGGCTGAAAGACAGCAAGTGGTAgcagatggaaagtattccgcctggaggtcgttgACCAGTACAGtcccgcaaggatcagttctgggacctctgctctttgtggtttttataaatgacttggatgaggaagtggaagggtgagttagtaagtttgccgatgacacgaaggttgggggagttgtagatagtgttgagggttattgcaggttacaacaggagattgacaggatgcagagctgggctgggaagtggcagatggagttcaaccttgataaatgtgaagtgattcattttggaaggtcggatttgaatgctgaatacagggttaaaggcaggattcttggaagtgtggaggaacagagggatcttggggtccacgtacatggatccctcaaagttgccacccaggttgatagggctgttaagaaggcggatgatgtgttggctttcattaaacagggggattgagtttttgctgcagctttataaaactctagttagaccacacttggaatagtgtgtccagttctggtcacctcattataggaaggatgtggatgctttggagagagtataggatgctgcctggaatggagggcatgtcttatgaagaaaggttgagggagctaggacttttctcactggagcgaagaaatcagagaggtgacttgatagaggtgtacaagatgatgagaggcatggatagagtggatcgtcagagacttttccccagggtggagatggcggtcacgaggggacataattttaaggtgattggaggaaggaataGGGGAGACGTcagattttaaggtgattggaggaaggaataggggagacgtcagaggtaggttctttacacagtgtggtgggtgcgtggaatgcactgccagcagaggtggtggagtcagagtcattagggacatttttcttagacaggcacatggacagcagtaaattgaaggggtgtaggttaggttgatcttagattaggataaatggtcgaaacatcgtgggctgaagggcctgtacggtacggtgctgtactgttctttgttcttgacatgaatgctaacattgcatttgccttcttaactgccggctGAACCTCCACATTCACCTTAAgacaatcgtgaacaaggactcccaagtccctttgtgcttctgatttcctgagcatttccccatttagaaaatagtctatgcctaaattcctccgtccaaagtgcatgacctctctTTTCCACATGGCATTTTATTtggcacttcattgcccactctcctagcctgtccaaatccttctgcagcccccttgcttcctcaatactacctggccctctacagatcttttACCATCTGCAAActaagcaacagtgccttcagttccttcttccagatcattaatgtatattgtaaaaagttgtggtcccagcacagacctctgaggcacaccacgagtcatctgctgccatcctgaaaaagacccctttatccccactctctgccttctgcagtcagccaatcctctatccatgtcaggatcttaccctgaacaccatgagctcttaacttatttaacaatatcctatgcggcaccttgtcaaaggccttttggaaatctaaataaagccCATCCACTGGctatcctttgtctaacttccttattaccgcctcaaagaactaacagatttgtcagacacgacctccctttgacaaagccgtgctgactcagtcctattttaccgtgcacttccaagtactccgcgatctcatctttaacaacactctaaaatcttaccaatgaccaaagtcaggctaactggcctataaatttccgtcttctgcctccctcccttcttatgttagccaccttccagtcctctgggactcttcctaactccagtgattcctggaagatcatcaccaatgctgccaaaatttcctcagctatctcttttaggaccctgggatgtagtccatctggtccaggtgacttatccaccttcagacctttcagtttccccagaacctcctATTGAGTAATGGTCATtgtactcacctctgcccccggttctcctggagctctggcatcccactggtatcttccaccgtgaagactgatgcaaagtaactattcagttcatctgctatTTCTTGGTTTCCCATTATTACTTctgcagccacattttccagtggtccaatgtctatttttgtctctcttacattttatacattgaaaaaaactcttcctatcttccttctgTTACTAGcttgcttgcactcatacttcaccttctccctccttattgctttttttggttgtcctctgctcgcttttaaaggcttcccaatcctctggcttcccactaatcctcaccacgttgtatgctttttctttagcttttatgctgtccttgatatccctcgtcagccatgaatgccttgtccttgagatgaatttctgttgtgcctccctaataaccccccaaagctcctgccattgcttttccactgtcttccctgctaggctccttttccaatcaactctggccagctcctccctcatgtcttatttaattgtaataccgttacatctgattgcagcttctccctctcaaactgcagggtaaattttgtcacaagctgctccaaaaaacatttcttagacattccacaaataccTTTTCTTAGGATCCACTatcaatctgattttcccagtccacctgcatattgaagtcccccatgattattgtaatattgccttttttacatgccttttctatctcttgatttattttctgccccacatcctgactactgctcgggggccagtacataactcccaccagggtctttttacctttgcgattcctcaactctacccacagagattctatgccttctgatcctattttgctccttgctattgatttaacttcattccttactaacaatgcaaccccaccccctttgcctatctgcctgtcctttcgaatgGATATGTATCCTTGGACATACGTCCTATCGACATATGTCCTTTCAGACCGCCTGAAGAAAAATGCCCTGTGGGAGTGCACCAGCCAGCCTCACAGACCCCAGCACTACAAGTACCTAACCGAGGCCTCCCTTTGCGCTGGAAGTAGCGGCCACTGACAGCACACATGCAACCGTACTTCTGCAGGAGTGCCATGGGAATCTCGGGCCGGTGGCCTATGCCTCCCAGCTCCTAACCCCAGTTGAACAGTGTTTCTCAGTGTGCGAAAAGCACTTTTAAGTGGTTACCTGGGCGGTacaatatttcagttacatctttttgCCTAAATCCATTGACCATTCTCACAGAGCACACCCATAGGTATTCTAGATGGCCAGATTAAGGACGGGGCGGTTAGTCAAAACGGTATAGCGCTGTACTTTCATGCTCCAGGGGCACAACATCGCAGTGAAATGTACCCGACCCCCACCTTCCTTGTGCCCAACTTGAGCTACACATGAGTGCCAAGTAATGGCAATAAATTGCCCCATTTGTTCCGAAACAGAAGGGGGGAGGCCCCAAGGAAGCAGACAAACAGGCCTAAAAGTATTTGTAAATAGATCCTCTTGGAAGTCAGGAACAGGATGTGGCATCTATGTTGAAGACATGCCTCTGTAAAGCTTCCCACCCAGATCAGTACTCAGGCTGCAGAGTGAGCAGCCGTAGCTTACGTGGTCAGCCAGCCTGGCTAGTTCCCCACACCGACAGACATACACATGGACAACAtgcatgtctgcaatagtttacttGACTTCCTGCCACCTTTGGAAGGTTGAGGATTCTTCTTGGCAGACAGAAAACCTTTACCATCTGCACAcctgaataaatatatttattcagaCTGCCCAAAGCCATGAGTACAACATTATTAAAGTTAAGGCCCACCATAAAACTTCCCCAATTGAGAACATAAGGGCAGATGAATTGGCCAAGCAGGGCATCCGGGAGGGGAAACCATGGCGACCCCCATTAATCAAACTCAGGTCAAGGCCTTTAAACAAGCTCAAAGCAGTAACCAAGACCTAAAGCAGATTCAGGAAGGAGCACGCCCTGCCTCCTTTGATAAGTGGCAGGAAACCATTACAGAAAAGGACGAGCTAGTCCTCAAGGATAGCCAGCATGTGGTACCAACTAAAGACGGCAACCAAATTATTTATCAAAACCACAATGTCCAGCGCCACCAAGGGACAGGAGCCACAGGTGGGCGAATTAAGGGATTGTGCTGGTGGCCAGACATGGACAAAAGCATGTCGCATTACGTCGAAAACTCCACAGTCTGCATCCAATACAATCCCGACAAATATACCCATAAGGAAGAACTGAGACACACCCAGTCCGTAGAAGGCCCCTGGATAAATCTGCAGATTGAATACATCGGTCCCCTACTGCCCGGCACAGGAGGTTAGAAATACATCCTGGTCATATTTCGGACCAAGGCACTCATTTCACCGCCCACGTGATGCAACAGGTAATGAGGTTACTGGAatgaaacaaaaattccacattgctttcCATCCTCAATCCAGCTGGATAGTGGTAAGGATGAATCGTACACTCAAAGAAATGATCTGTAAGACCGTCCAGCAGAACAATCATACTTGGAACCAAGTCCTGCCATTTGTCCTCATGATAATGCAGAACTCAGTTTCCAGTTTCACCGGATTGACCCAACATGTGCTCATGACAGGGACCAAAGCCCTGCTAAGGCTGGATTTATCCAAACCTGAGCTCGCAGCCCTTAGCCATGAGACTGTTGTCAAAATACTGGTGGAAAATGTTCTAGCCGCACAGCTAGCAGCAGCCGTTAAAATGGGAAGAAAGAAACAGAGTAAGGTATAGTTTGAAGGCAAGGTGAACCTCGTGGAGTACGAAGTCGGCAGATGATAATGCTCCAAGTATTCTAGCTGGGCACATTCTTATTCCCCAGATACGCAGGACCCTACCCGGTGATAGATAAGGCAAGCCCATTCATTTACCGGGTATTGATGGATTCCGGGAAATCCAGCTGGCACCATGTGAACCAAATGAAGGCATTTAGCTCACAAAACAATCACCAGTACCATACGCTAGAGGGAGTTGAGGCAGCGGTCCCGGACCCTATTCCCGGGGTCCAGATCCTGACCCCCACAGACCCCAGGCACAAGACTCTGTCTAATGTCAAAGAGAAAAGGGAAATGAGTCGCAATCAGGCCACGTACACTCGATGGCACCTGGCACAGGGATCTACGGAAGGGTCTGGTTATGGCgctcagatagaatcatagaatttacagtgcagaaggaggccattcggcccatcgagtctgcactggcccttgaaatgatcaccctacttaaacccacaccttcaccctgtcacccagtaaccccagccaaccgtTTTGAACatggagggcaatttagcatggccaatccacctaacctgcacatcttttgactgtgggatgaaactggagcacctggaggaaacccaagcagacacggggagaacgtacagaccctgcacagtgacccaagccgggaatcaaacctgggaccctggagctggaaacaactgtgctaaccactgtgctaccatgcacggAGTTCTTCAGGTGCATAGTATATATGCATTTCAGGAGAAGTTAGACAAATTTACAATGGAGAATGAAGAGAGTTGATGGAGAGACAGAGGAGATGGGAGGCAGTAGAAACAGCACCATGGACTTGTTGGTACAAATGGTATGTTTCTGTGCTATAGATACTATGCAATTCTATGTCTTCAGATAATATTGGCGTGATCTAAACATACCAAATTGACTCATGGAAATTTAGTAATTTCAGTTTACTAAGTATATTCTTATGGAGCCTAAAAGTCTGCCAGATTGTAACTTCTATCTGATTTCTCCATATTGCGCATATTATTCAACAGTAAAATGGTAATAGAAACAAGGTAGTTGGAGGAACAGATTTTGCCTGTGCATTTCCTGCAAGTCCAAAAAACAGACAGAGATTGGAGAAACCTGACCAAATCATCTTGTAATTTTATCATCTGGATTCCACTACTTACCATTGTTATGTTGTTTCCATTTAACAAAATTTGGTCGAGTTTCGTGATTCTTCTGCCTTCTGGTGTGATCTCACTTTAGAGGAGCAAGAACGAGAAACGGTAACTAAGCAGTTTAACAGCTACAAGCCAGAATATGCTACACTGGAGTGAAATAGAGGGTATAAACCTCCATAACTGTTGAATATACTATGGGTGTGTTTGTGTCAGTATTGGTCATTTTTAATTGACATACAAAACAAGCTCAATTCCCCTTCGAGGGAGTCAGGTATCCACAGAACATTCTGAAAATGTATTTAAAAGGAGAAATCAGACCATGTCTAGAATTAATTTACAAGTTGCACTTTTCAACATCCACTGGAAGCAGACGGTTGGCTAATCTTACATATCAGCTACTAAATTCCAAACAGCACAAGGGTGTATATAAAAAAGTACTTACAATTCCGTGACATCTTCAAGCACCATATCCAAGGCTTAGAGTTAAGAAATGAACATTCTAAAAGTCAGGTTATTATCTGTTAGATTCCCAGTAGATCCTGGAAGTTCAGAGGACCACCAGTTTTCAGATTTTTAGTGACCATTTTAAGAATGTTACTGAAGTGATAAAAATTGGCTGAATGAGTGACAACCACTGGTGCTTCCAAATACAAGAAACTGAgggttgtgatggaatactcacataTGGATGCATCTAACTCCGAAGCTTTGAATTTCTGCTACATTCTTTTTACGCACACTTTTATTTTTTGATTCAATTTTGTTTGAAGAAAGTCTATCCAGCTGCATGGGGAGCATCATTTTCCACATCTATCATTCTATTCCTACTCAATCTCCAATATCTTAACCAATTCCCCATCCAAGCAAATAGGTTGCACCAATATCAGACATTCAATTTTGTTAAACCTATTATGTGGAATGCCTTCTGATTGTCCATGTAAATAACATTCATAAATACTCCTCATCGGCCGTGTTTGTTTCTTTCTTAAAATATATGTTAGGGCgtgaccctttacaaagccatgctggttCTCTGAATTGTTCATTTTCAAATGGTCACTCAGTCCTGAATATCAGATGGTAGTAACCTCCTCACAATTGATTTTAGATTAATAGTCCATTTTGATTAATAGGGTGACACGGCagaaaagtggttagcactgttgctcacagcaccaggatcccagcttcaattcccggcttgcgtcatccaggtgctccggtttcctcccacaagtcccaaaagacgtgctgttaggtaatttggacattctaaattctcactccatgtacccgaacaggtgccggaatgtggtgactaggggcttctcacaataacttcattgcagtgttttttaaaataaatttaagagtacccaattcattttttccaattaaggggcaatttagcgtggccaatccacctatcctgcacatctttgggttgtgggggaaaaaccaacgccaacacggggagaatgtgcaaaccccacatggttaGTGTCCCAGTGCCGGGATCAAATTTGGGactgcggcgccgtgaggcagcagtgctgtgggcagcatggtagcacacgtggatagcactgtggcttcacagcgcgggtcccaggtttgattccccgctgggtcactgtctgtgcggagtctgcacgttctcccagtgtctgcctgggtttcctccaggtgctccggtttcctcccacaatccaaagacgtgcaggttaggtggattggccatgataaattgcccttagtgacaaaaaaaaagttggGAGAACTTATTGGGTTacagtgcggactcaatgggccgaatggcctccttctgcattgtatgttctatgctaaccactgggccaccatgctgtcctTTATTTCAAtgttaacttgtgacaataaagattattatttttttgtttatCTTTCTGACCATGTTAAAATAATGGAATAGTGGATGATTGACTTAAAATAAACAATTATACATTGAATAATCTTTTTaaaaatcctttaaaaaaaaattcaaatgcAAGTTTTAAGTGGTACAGACGAGAATCAAATATATCTGACGTGCGTCACATGTAAAGCCAAATAGGCTTAAAATAGGAAAATGTAAGATCACAAGGTATATAGCTTGGTTTATACGCCATGGCTTTGCTTATTTGCTCTAAATTTCTCAGTATCCCATCATTTATTCTGCATTCCTTTGCCTTATTCACCTTCCCCAAATGCATTACATAGGATACATAGtagattggagcaggaggaggccttttggccctttgagcctgctccaccatttatcactatcatggccgatcatccaactcgatagcctaatccagctttctccccataacaTTTGATACCAtttgtcccaagtgctatatctggcagcctcttgaatatattcaatgttctagcatcaactacttcctgtggtcatgaattccacaggctcaccactctttgggttaagaaatgtctccacatctctgtccgaaatggtttaccctgaatccttaagactgtgacccttggctctggatacacccaccatcgagaacatcttccctgtatctaccctgtctagtcctgttagaattttatgtctctaggagatccaccctcattctgaacccagcaaaaacaatcctaacctagttaatctctcctcgtatgacagtcccgccatccatggaatcaatctggtaaaccttcgctgcactcccttgaatgtaagaacatccttcctccgaaaaggagaccaaaactgcacaatattccaggtgtggcctcacacctCTGAACTCCATTTGCTTCTGTGCCAGTTGGCTGAATTAGTCAGCTGAACCATAAATTGTGAATACATTCTTCAAGCAGGACGTTTTGACGTAGAAAACGATAAAAGGATACTGACAAAATCATCAAAACCTAGCAGTGTTCCTACAATCTCCTTGTCATTTTTCATAACAATATGAATTCGCGATCCAATGCATTTGTCCACCAGCTCTGGAATAGAAGAAAAAAGTTTGCAGGTAGATTTCTTAAAAAAAGGACAGCAATTAAAAGCACAGGCTTCTGCTTACCTATTTAGGATCTGTTCATATTTCTATTCAAAAGGCACAAAGTATTTCGAACCAATACTCACTCGCCTTCCACTTCactgcatctccagtcacctttcaaCTTCTACCTCCtctcttttcatagaatccctacagtacagaaggtggtgatttggcacattgagtctgcaccgaccctccaaaagggcatcctacctaggctcactctcccaccctatccaaataaccccacctaacctgcacatctttggactggcgaaggaaattggagcacctggaggaagccactTTTTTTTCATCCCTCCCTCAGGTTTTAGCCTCCCTTTCCCACCTCCTCCacttctcttccacccaccttaccACCTCCTTCCTCGCTACGTCAATTCCCTTAACCCCTCACAATCTCTCCCCAGGATTCCTTTCATCAACTAGGTCCCTCACTTTCATCATGCCCCTTCTCATCTTCCACTCCTCTCCTCCAAACACATCAATATCTGCTTTCCCTCTCCATCATCTCCTACCTCTGCTTCTtccttccccaatctctcctctcCCTTTTCTCCTTCTTCCTTCATCCTAACTTTCAACATGTATCATCTCCAACGCAACTCTCCCCGTCACTATTTCACCCAACCTGTACCCCGCCCCATTTCGCTCATCATTGCCACCATTTCTCCAACATTCAAACATCCATTCCCATCGCTCC comes from Scyliorhinus torazame isolate Kashiwa2021f unplaced genomic scaffold, sScyTor2.1 scaffold_1383, whole genome shotgun sequence and encodes:
- the LOC140407258 gene encoding U6 snRNA-associated Sm-like protein LSm5 isoform X1 encodes the protein MTTRQVVLLNVKMALISTNPSQLLPLELVDKCIGSRIHIVMKNDKEIVGTLLGFDDFVMLEDVTEFEITPEGRRITKLDQILLNGNNITMLIPGGEGPEV
- the LOC140407258 gene encoding uncharacterized protein isoform X2 encodes the protein MTTRQVVLLNVKMALISTNPSQLLPLELVDKCIGSRIHIVMKNDKEIVGTLLGFDDFVKCSFLNSKPWIWCLKMSRNLRSHQKAEESRNSTKFC